From a single Candoia aspera isolate rCanAsp1 chromosome 2, rCanAsp1.hap2, whole genome shotgun sequence genomic region:
- the LOC134489943 gene encoding zinc finger protein 436-like, with amino-acid sequence MLRMLAWAAEHSSCPLFALAIFEGQAARGLQLIRPPGRGRLLRGGVLPRRSFLRLTQLPAEARIGWRRPGAQPCLRKSSLGVQAVTLEQPPPPPPIVPDAVLQRLGLLWRQPCPSAGRASAPGAALCRRSVVLQRVSPVPVIEKMVNEEEEGTPKQGGPRPAEPHGMLSESCQSHVSPDLESEGGETNETSSQMEPSGLKHDLESDCLPINGDLVEGGRVYPSQTQYICPVCGECFNGSSCLVEHQRVHKEEKLHLCPVCGKGCGQEADLVEHMRSHTNEKPFSCLECGRNFLFSSDLVAHQKVHTGEKPYVCLECGKGFSQSSQLMSHRRVHTGEKPYECIICEKSFRSNYDLVNHQRSHTGEKPYICSDCGKSFTRSSHLISHQRVHTGERPYPCGICGKRFRDCSHLIRHQRVHTGEKPYECSICGKSFRVNYDLVTHQRNHTGEKPYECPDCGKAFKRSSHLICHQRVHTGERPYPCGICGKSFSYSSDLIKHQRIHTGEKPYECHICGKSFRINADLVTHQRIHTGEKPYTCSDCGKCFARSSRLVSHQRVHVKDGSLGTALSETESSRPGAATLSPALEHPWAKEEKLAPSLKQTSEPVALTSLGTSTQFVLGDAPQAAHVSEIKMECRS; translated from the exons ATGCTACGGATGCTGGCCTGGGCAGCAGAGCACAGCTCCTGTCCTTTGTTTGCACTGGCCATTTTCGAAGGTCAG GCCGCCAGAGGGCTCCAGCTGATCCGCCCGCCCGGCAGAGGCCGCCTCTTGCGCGGAGGAGTCTTGCCGCGGCGCAGCTTCCTGCGCCTGACTCAGCTGCCAGCCGAGGCGAGGATTGGCTGGCGGCGGCCGGGAGCTCAGCCTTGCCTTAGGAAGTCCAGCCTCGGCGTCCAGGCAGTAACCCTtgagcagccgccgccgcctcctccgaTTGTCCCCGACGCGGTGCTGCAGCGCTTGGGCTTGCTCTGGCGCCAGCCCTGCCCGTCCGCCGGGCGCGCGAGTGCTCCGGGCGCCGCTCTCTGCCGGCGATCCGTCGTGCTGCAGCGGGTCTCGCCCGTGCCTG TCATTGAAAAGATGGTGAATGAGGAAGAGGAGGGTACTCCCAAGCAGGGTGGCCCTAGGCCCGCAGAACCGCATGGGATGCTTTCTGAAAGTTGCCAGAGTCATGTGTCTCCAGACCTTGAATCAGAAGGAGGTGAAACCAATGAGACTAGTTCACAGATGGAACCGAGCGGCTTGAAGCATGACTTGGAGAGCGACTGTCTTCCCATCAATGGTGACCTTGTGGAGGGTGGGAGGGTTTATCCATCGCAGACGCAGTATATTTGCCCTGTTTGCGGGGAATGTTTTAATGGGAGCTCCTGCCTTGTGGAGCATCAGAGGGTCCACAAAGAGGAGAAGCTGCACCTGTGCCCTGTGTGTGGGAAAGGTTGCGGCCAGGAAGCTGACTTGGTCGAGCACATGCGGAGTCACACCAATGAGAAGCCATTTTCTTGCCTTGAGTGTGGGAGGAACTTCCTTTTCAGCTCAGACCTGGTGGCCCATCAAAAGGtccacaccggggagaagccTTACGTTTGCCTGGAATGTGGGAAAGGCTTCTCCCAGAGTTCTCAGCTGATGTCTCACAGGAGAGTCCATACAGGGGAGAAGCCCTACGAGTGCATCATCTGTGAGAAGAGCTTCCGGTCCAACTACGATCTGGTCAACCATCAGAGGAGCCACACCGGAGAGAAACCTTACATCTGCTCCGACTGTGGGAAAAGCTTTACCCGGAGCTCACACCTCATTTCCCATCAAAGAGTCCACACTGGTGAAAGGCCCTACCCTTGTGGGATCTGCGGGAAGCGTTTCCGGGACTGCTCCCATCTGATTCGGCACCAAAGGGTCCACACCGgcgagaaaccatatgagtgctccatctgtggaaagagcttccgGGTCAATTACGACCTGGTCACCCATCAGAGGAACCACACCGGAGAAAAACCCTACGAATGCCCCGATTGCGGGAAAGCCTTTAAGCGGAGCTCCCACCTGATCTGCCATCAGAGGGTCCACACCGGGGAAAGACCCTACCCCTGTGGCatctgtgggaagagcttcagctaCAGCTCAGACCTCATTAAGCACCAgagaattcacacaggggagaaaccttaCGAATGTCACATCTGTGGGAAGAGCTTTCGGATTAACGCTGACCTGGTCActcaccagaggattcacactggagagaaaccttATACCTGCTCCGACTGTGGGAAATGCTTTGCCCGGAGCTCACGTCTTGTGTCCCACCAGAGAGTCCACGTGAAGGACGGGAGCCTGGGAACTGCTCTTTCTGAGACTGAGTCCTCCCGGCCAGGAGCAGCTACCTTGTCCCCAGCTCTTGAGCATCCCTGGGCCAAGGAGGAGAAGCTGGCCCCGTCCCTTAAGCAAACCAGCGAGCCTGTGGCCCTGACCAGCCTGGGAACTTCTACCCAGTTTGTCCTTGGTGATGCTCCTCAGGCTGCCCATGTGAGTGAAATAAAGATGGAGTGCAGGAGCTGA